From the genome of Solanum lycopersicum chromosome 12, SLM_r2.1:
TCAATCAATCGGGGGTCCGTCGATCGCGTCCATCGTGTGACACTTAGAATTATTTTTAGGATGGGTTTAAAATATGTTCTCTTATGGAAACGATGGACGTGCAGAACGGATGGTGGATGAATCAACGAACTGTAGTCCACTTCTTTCATTTTGAACTTAAGCATTTTCTAGGCGTTTCAATTGATGGACCCCATCAACGGACAATCAATTGATCGACGTTCCATACACAGGGTCTCATATTGTCGATCTTGGCAGTTTTTAGGCTTTCTTGaagttctattttttgtttctttgtgACCCCTTTGTAACACATGCaggttttaaatatgtttattaacACACAAACACTAGTTCCTTATTCCTAAAGTCCCAATTTCGTACAATTTTTAGGCCAAATCTGTAAACAGCGGGAACCCTAAGTCAAAACTTTCATACACATTGAGACACACAACATCCTAGATTCTTAAGTTGCAACACTACCATTGTATATCATTCCAAGGGAAGTAACTACGTGCTATTCATATgcaaattcaattaatttagtCTCAAGGTCAAGACCCACTTCGGGATTCCTATATTTAACTATCAACGAGAATTCAAAGATTAAGGGAAATCAAAATACCTTTTATAGTTTTGTGGAGTGGTGTGGCTGTGATGCTTGATGACATAACTTACTCTTCCGAGCCCAATCACCGATCTTTTTCGAGTAGCAAAAAAGAGAATtcgggagagagagagagagagttgggAAGTGAGAAATATGATGGGAGAGTGATTTTTTGGATTGGGAGGGTTTGGTTTGGAGTGAAATAGGAAGGAAATGATGGGATTAAATAGTTAATGAACGGAATTTTAATAGAATTGGAAAGAGGGAAGCAAATTGAAAGGTATGTCTCTTAATATTACCGACCGGGTTGGGTCGAATCACTGGTAGAATTGGATCTACGAAACCCCATTGACGATGGTCTATCGATCACTttagacttagaaaaattggaAACATGCATGGGATCTGTGGACACAATCGACGGTCCTTCGATGAGGTCCGTAGACCTCTACACCAGACCATTTTCTATAGATTTGTGTTTTTGCTTCCTGCATATGTAGCACCAATTAGGCCATTCTCTTGTGTTTTTCTGGACACTTTTGCGACACAGACCTATAGTAATCTCTAGCCAACACTtgaacataaaaaatgaaataatgagaATTAAACAAGACTATGACTAATTcttcaaagaaaacaaaatttatagttGGCTAGAGAGTACACCCCGAGTTGCCTCTTAAGAAGATTTGGATCTAGCAACGTGGAACGACGCATGCCTCCTGATTACTTAGACTTTGTCAAGATGAGAGGCCTCAACTACTTCATGAACATTCTCGGCATGCCCCAGATATGTCTTTGTCCTTTGTTTGTTGATTGTGAACCTTGTGCCTTCCTTATTCTCTATCTTAACATCTTCATGCGGGAAAACTTTGGTAATGAGAAATGGCCTAGTCcacttggacttgagtttgcctgaaAGCAAGCTTAACCTAGAGTATATTAGAAGCACCAAATCACCAACCGCAAATTCTCACTTTTTAATTCTTTGGTcgtgatacttcttcatcttctccttGTAGATGGACGAACTATCATAGGCCTTTAGGTGAAactcatcaagttcattcaactcATTAAGACTTTTTTCTGATGCTTTGCCCACATCGCCTTTCTCTCTTGCTCGACCGGTAAGTGACAAGTCTTACCATATataagttggtatggagacatacctatgggtgTCTAATCTGCAGTGTGTAGACCCAAAGATCATCTTCTAACCTCCTTGACTAGTCCATTCTATTGGCATTCACCATTTTTGCCAAAATCAGTTTGATCTTCTAATTGGACACCTCTACTTGCCCCCTAGTGTGTGAGCGGTAAGTGGTAGACACATTGTGACGAACACTATATTTCTCCAACAACCCTTTGAACAATATATTACAAAAGAGTGAGCTCCATTACTAATAATGGCCATAAGTGTACCAAATCTGGAGAAAATATTATACTTAAGGAATGTGGTGACAGTCTTTCCTTAATTGTTTGGGAGTGAAATTGCTTCCACCCATTTCCACACATAGTCAACCGCCACAAGTATAAATTTCATCCTGGGATAACACACAAACGGGACCATGAAGTCAATGCCCCGTACATGAAATAGCTCAATCACCGGGATGGGATTCAAGGAAAGCTCTTGCCTCTTTGAAATTCCACCATCCCGTTGACACCGATCACATGATTTGGCAAAGTTGTGAGAATCTTAGGTAGTCCCGATACCACTATTGTACACACCCACGGGCGGAAGTGACACGCCTTCAGAACACTGAACCTCTCTTTCTAAGGTACACAACGATGAATTATCCCATCGGCACAACTTCGATATAAATaaggttcatcccaaaagaactttatcatatcatgcatgaactttttccttagGTGGAAAGTCAGATATGATGGAACCACATCACTTGCCAGTTAGTTTGCATAGTATGGGAACCATGGGATCAAATCTTGAGAAGCGTCCAAAACATGTTCATTTGGGAAtgcatcatcaatttcagccttttctCCTAATTCACGCAAAGCTTCATCCTTCAATCTATACAAGTGGTCAACAAATTGATTCTCAGACCCCTTTCTATTtttcacctcaaaatcaaactcatgtAGCAATAATACCCATATGATTAACCTTAGCTTAAAATCCTTCTTTGCCATGAAATATCTCAAAGCGGAATGGTATGTACACACTATCACCCTcgtgccaagcaaataggagAAAAATTTCTCGTATGCAAACACCACCATAAGAATTTCCAGTTCAGTTACCATGTAGATTTTTAGGGCTTGATTCAGGGCTTTAATCGCATAGTAGATGGGGTTAAGGATTTTATCTCTTCTCTGTCCTAATACTACGCCAAgggcaaccccactagcatcacactTCACCTCAAGATCCTCACTCAAATCTGGTGAAGTAATAATGGTTGCGGACACCAACTTCTCTTTCAACTCTCCTAATACTTTAAGACAAGATTCAACCATATAGAACTTATATTCCTTCTCGAGCAATTTGCACAAGAGAAGtgctatttttaaaaaatccttcATAAATCTTCGATAAAAGCCATCATGCCCAAGAAAACTCCTCACACCCTTGACGAAGATGGGTGGAGGAAGCTTCTCTATCACCTCCATTTTGGCCCGATAAACCTCTATCCCCTTCACTGAGATGCGATGACCTAACACTATAGCTTCTTTTACCATAAAGTAAAATTCCTCCCAATTTAGAACCAAATTGCAATCCTCACATCTCTTGAGCACATCAACCAAATTATGCAAGCACCGATCAAGAAGTCGCccaccacagaaaaatcatccattaaCATCTCAATactgtcctccaccatatcagaATATTGACATCAAACAATGCTAGAAGGTACCTCGCGCATTAAACTACCCAAGCAACATCCTTTTGAATGCAAAAGTCTCATAGGGACAAGTGAATGTGGTCTTTTCTTGATCTTCTGAAGCAATACAGATTTGATTGTAACCCGAATAACCATCAATAAAGCAATACCAACCATGTCCTGCAAGGTTATCTAAAATTTGATTCGTGAAGGTCATAGGGAAATGGTCCTTTTAATTCCAAGCTTTCAACTTTCGATAGTCCATGAAAACTCTCAATCGATGACTGGCCGCATAAGAACAAGAATTCTTTCATTAGGTACTACAATCATCCCACCCTTTTTAGGCACACATTAAAAAAGACAAACCCAACTATTGCCCGCAATAGGGTAAATGACTCCAGTAAACCACTTGATGATCTCCTTTTTCACCACTTTTTGCATAGGTGAATTCAACTTTCTTTGGTGCTCAAACTCGGTTTTTGATCTGGCGTGAGTTGGATTTTGTGGGAACAAATACCgtgagggatcccaataatatccgCAATAGTCCAACCAATGACTTACTTGAACCTCTTCAACACCGCCGCTAAGCACTCTACTTGTTTCCCATTCAACTCTGATGCAATTATTATTGGCAAAGTGTCAAATCTACCCAAGAACACATACCTCAGATTATGTGGTATAGCTTTAAGCTCTAATTTTGGGGCCTCCACAATAGTTGGTCTCGCAGGTGGAGAATCTCTATGCTTCATAtctaatttcaatttctttggtgTTGAATGATATTCATTTCGGTAAAGTGCAGCCACCAAAGACTCATATTCTTCAATACCATCACCGTGAGAATTCATGATGACCTCTGTTACTACTTCAACACCTAGTCTCTCCTCAATTTGCACCTCGGATACACTATCAACCTTGAAATATGTATAGCAGATACCGtttggatctcaccactctacttcatggacctacaaatgttgaacgATTCTctcattgttcaacctaaacttaatctgccccttttccatataacCTAGTGCACGCCCAGTGGAAAGGAATAGTCTTCCTAGAAGGATGGGGACATCAAAGTCAACCTCACAAttaagaatcacaaaatcggaCAGAAAAATGAACGACTCCAACTtcactagcacatcatggagtatacTTGTGTGCCTTTTCAGTGTTTGATCAGTCAGCAGTAATTGCATCGTAGTAGGATTTGGGTctcccaaacccaacttcttataaATAGACAatggcatgagatttatgctcgCTCTAAGATCACATAACACCTTAGCAAAGTGGAGTAACCCTATTGTACATAGAATAGTGAAAGCACCCCAAACCTCCTTTTTTGCACAAGAGACTTGTAGCAATAatactacaatgttgcattccgtcatcattttcaaaaatcacCTATCACTTGTTTATCACCATGTCCTTCATAAAAAAGCATAACCGGATATTTGTTCCAATGCTTCCATCAACGATACATTCATGGAAAGCTATTTGAACATAATGATAAATCGACTGTATTTACCATCTTGTGTTTTCTTCACTACCCTCTGTGGGAATGGTGGCGGAGGTCTAGGAATGGGGACCAATTTATGGGATAACTCTGCTTCTTTCAACAGCGCATCACCTAACTCTCCAATAGCTTCTATCTCCTCTTCTTCCTTAATAACATCTCCTTTAACTACGAATAACATAAGTGGATCAATTGTCTGCTTACCTCCTCGAGTAATTACTGCTTAGCAATGTCAATCATTCTTAGGATACTAGATAATTTTGCTTGGGCGGTTTCCAGTTTTGCGTAGGTTAACAATAGTAGACAACCGATTCATCTGTAACTCAAGGTGCTTTATCAAGACTTTATGTGCATCCACCTTTTGTCCAATCCCTGATAGTTCACCCCTCTTCTCCTTAACATTCTCATCAGTTGTATCAAACCTCCTCCTCATCTTCTGCAGAATATCCTCAACTAGTTCCATACTACCTCTACCGTCCCTAGGTGCAACTTCCctattttgaggtggaacatatgGACCACCCTTGTCATTCTTATTACCATAGTTTTTCTGATTGAAGTTGTTATCGCGGTTGTAGTTCCCATCTCAAACATATTGACCCTCTCAGTTGTTATTGTCAAGTTCCAACCTTGGTTTTATTTGACCTTGGCGCTAATTATCTTGGTTGGAACCTTGGGCGTTTGGTTGGAAACCCCTTGTATGATCATTAACTACATATGTATCCCCTTCATAGTAGTACTGAAATTCCAGTGCTGATGGGTTAGCTGAATAGTTCATCGCATTCACTTTCTATGTGCCTCCGCTCACATGCTTCAAGACCAACCCTAATTTTGTTCTCATCTATTCCAtctcttcatgaatctcatatgtggttgagttatttgtatattgttccacgaaggtgtttctcctatTTTCTGACTTTATAGTGCTCCAAGCTTCATTGTTGCGAGATATCTTCTCCAACTTTTCTACAATCTCAACATAAGTGCATTCCCTATAGGAGCCACCCACGATAGTATCAAGAACTTCtttgttattatcatcttgACCTTTGTAAAAGTACTCTTTCAGTGACTCATTATCAATGCGGTTGTTAAGGACGCCTCTCCCAAATGCGGTAAATCTGTCCTAAGAGCTACTCACCGACTCTCCAGGtaatgccacaaagttattcagcTTATCCTTGTGGTTGAGCTTTTTAGACACTTTATAATACCTTGGTAGGAACACATCTCTCAACTGATCTCATGTATAGATGGAGTTGTAGGGCAGCCCAATGAACATATAGCGGCATCTTCTGTCAGCGATAAAAGAAACACTCGCAACCCGATGATGTTCATATCCAAGTCTGGTCTACCCACACAACTTTTGCACAAAGATCTCAGCTTAGTTATATGCATATGGGTCTTTCGATGGCAGTCTCGAAAATAATCCCCTCGCGGTGAGCATCTTCGTCAAGCTACTTGTCACAATGAAAGTGTGTCAAGGAGGTTGTTTGGGTAGGGCAAGAGGTCCATCCAAGTCTGCAATGTTCTCATAACCCCTATAGTAATCCATAAGTCATGGGGCTGATAGAGGTTGCACCCTAAAGGCATCACCTAAATGATTCTCAATATGTGCCTGATTGTGTGCCTGGACCGGTAATGGAGGCTTattccttctctctctctcctagATTTTCTCTGATAGGGTTGACTGGAACCCCTTGATTCTCCATTCTTCTTAAGTTTTGATTAAGTTCAGGATCGTATGGAGTGAGTGGTTCTCCTTGGCTT
Proteins encoded in this window:
- the LOC138340383 gene encoding uncharacterized protein, whose product is MNYSANPSALEFQYYYEGDTYVVNDHTRGFQPNAQDGNYNRDNNFNQKNYGNKNDKGGPYVPPQNREVAPRDGRGSMELVEDILQKMRRRFDTTDENVKEKRGELSGIGQKVDAHKVLIKHLELQMNRLSTIVNLRKTGNRPIKGDVIKEEEEIEAIGELGDALLKEAELSHKLVPIPRPPPPFPQRVDSVSEVQIEERLGVEVVTEVIMNSHGDGIEEYESLVAALYRNEYHSTPKKLKLDMKHRDSPPARPTIVEAPKLELKAIPHNLRVEWETSRVLSGGVEEVQVSHWLDYCGYYWDPSRYLFPQNPTHARSKTEFEHQRKLNSPMQKVVKKEIIKWFTGVIYPIAGNSWDMVGIALLMVIRVTIKSVLLQKIKKRPHSLVPMRLLHSKGCCLGSLMRERCEDCNLVLNWEEFYFMVKEAIVLGHRISVKGIEVYRAKMEVIEKLPPPIFVKGVRSFLGHDGFYRRFMKDFLKIALLLCKLLEKEYKFYMVESCLKVLGELKEKLVSATIITSPDLSEDLEVKCDASGVALGVVLGQRRDKILNPIYYAIKALNQALKIYMVTELEILMVVFAYEKFFSYLLGTRVIVCTYHSALRYFMAKKDFKLRLIIWVLLLHEFDFEVKNRKGSENQFVDHLYRLKDEALRELGEKAEIDDAFPNEHVLDASQDLIPWFPYYAN